A genomic stretch from Schistosoma haematobium chromosome 4, whole genome shotgun sequence includes:
- the SP7 gene encoding Transcription factor (EggNog:ENOG410V642~COG:K), which yields MSAYINENPILPVFISKGEKMISSENENKDNNLFDVKLPANILWKTQEHLPVTQPSVTEYFSNHIDNMTAITDMTNSHFLPRSDGIHQTNLHVHNGFNPIYHSNESQIHTSKDFRELSSNGGHFQSIIPSRSVSTPSYSTMATSSNEQEANKKNFPENYNLLSSTYYQQFLLKHYNRNVTDEVTNLMDENYRNSLIMSSYVNRSQNSENLVRTSNINNPFTSTNTITTTTASTSATNVTDIHATNFNTSSLSPSSYNQSIHENYEFNSNPTNLQHHHHRHHYVNPDDNNFSGNLNKHYNPGMHENYLPWTEYCNNSDYNIDYLNNDHKSSDYITETDSLKNEQNFHVKQYQSQQYNWLNDIHTWVNNRFSHDNVNNALKPTMINNDKIPPTINSTFSSLQNHPCSVDQSVFDTDSNNNNVSSQNQSLNIQMNNPYCFITRAEDRNIDQNSIESYLYSNFETDCRRTFHSPLSIGERCLNFSENNSNFWSNNMCNLLNTTDRYKSILMAAANVQYPTYNHHLNDNNNNLSGQSEYATLYETFLSANNNGPIDMNIEAKCSMFTNNQIDNESKVNASINIPKNLFPQSPSPSSPLSDETKVSLNVEHPLIPPRSSALLTLNSNNNSNNNNSNTIKRYIGRPTCDCPNCQELDNLNLTNPNIASELRRKNLHNCHVPGCGKVYNKTSHLKAHLRWHTGERPFVCNWLLCGKRFTRSDELQRHLRTHTGEKRFLCPICHKRFLRSDHLNKHIRTHSDSTTTTVSEINEHNLIKSIDKQYLTINTTNTTSTTTSNTNTTNTFISSNINDDNINTDSCTPLSTSCNHNIEENFNEYTM from the coding sequence ATGTCAGCTTATATAAACGAAAATCCCATTTTACCTGTATTTATTTCTAAGGGTGAAAAAATGATTTCttctgaaaatgaaaataaagataataactTATTCGATGTGAAGTTACCCGCGAATATATTATGGAAAACTCAGGAGCATTTACCAGTTACCCAACCTTCCGTCACAGAATACTTTTCAAATCATATAGATAATATGACTGCTATCACAGATATGACAAATTCACACTTCCTACCAAGATCTGATGGTATTCATCAAACTAATTTACATGTACACAACGGtttcaatccaatttatcactCGAATGAATCACAAATACATACATCCAAAGACTTTAGAGAGTTGTCATCAAATGGTGGACATTTTCAATCAATAATACCTTCTAGGTCTGTATCAACACCTTCATATTCAACAATGGCCACATCTTCAAATGAACAAGaagcaaacaaaaaaaactttcCTGAGAATTATAATCTACTATCAAGTACATATTATCaacaatttttattaaaacattacAACAGAAATGTAACTGATGAAGTCACTAATTTAATGGATGAAAACTATCGTAACTCATTGATTATGTCATCCTATGTTAATCGTTCACAAAATTCAGAAAATTTAGTTCGTACAAGTAATATCAATAATCCTTTTACTAGTACTAATACTATTACAACAACAACCGCTTCTACTTCTGCTACTAACGTCACCGATATACATGCTACTAATTTCAATACAAGTAGTCTAAGTCCATCGAGTTATAATCAGTCAATTCATGAAAATTATGAATTTAATAGCAATCCTACAAACTtgcaacatcatcatcatcgtcatcattatGTTAACcctgatgataataatttttctGGAAATTTAAACAAGCATTATAATCCAGGAATGCATGAAAATTATTTACCTTGGACAGAATATTGCAACAATAGTGACTATAAcattgattatttgaataatgATCACAAGAGTAGTGATTACATAACAGAAACTGATTCATTGAAAAATGAACAGAATTTTCATGTAAAACAATATCAGAGTCAACAATACAATTGGTTGAATGATATACACACTTGGGTAAATAATAGATTTTCACatgataatgttaataatgCATTAAAACCAACAATGatcaataatgataaaatcCCGCCTACAATTAATTCCACATTCAGTTCACTTCAAAATCATCCTTGTTCAGTCGATCAATCTGTATTTGATAccgacagtaataataataatgtgagtaGTCAAAATCAATCATTAAATATTCAAATGAACAATCCATATTGTTTTATTACAAGAGCTGAAGATAGAAATATCGATCAGAACTCAATCGaatcatatttatattcaaattttGAAACAGACTGTAGACGAACATTTCATTCACCCCTATCTATTGGAGAAAGATGTTTAAATTTCAGTGAAAATAATTCGAATTTTTGGTCAAATAATATGTGTAATTTATTAAACACAACTGATCGCTATAAATCAATCTTAATGGCCGCTGCTAATGTGCAATATCCAACATATAATCATCAtcttaatgacaataataataacttatcaGGACAATCAGAATATGCAACACTCTATGAAACATTTCTTTCTGCTAACAATAATGGCCCCATAGATATGAATATCGAAGCGAAATGTTCAATGTTCACTAATAATCAAATAGATAATGAAAGTAAAGTAAATGCATCGATAAATATACCTAAAAATTTATTTCCTCAATCACCATCTCCTTCATCACCGTTATCTGATGAGACAAAAGTATCGTTGAATGTTGAACATCCACTCATTCCTCCAAGGTCGTCAGCATTATTAACAttaaatagtaataacaatagtaataataataattccaatacAATTAAACGATATATTGGTCGACCAACATGCGACTGTCCTAACTGTCAAGAATTagataatttaaatttaacGAATCCAAATATAGCAAGTGAATTAAGGCGAAAGAATCTACATAATTGTCATGTACCTGGTTGCGGTAAAGTCTACAATAAAACAAGTCATTTAAAAGCACATTTAAGATGGCATACAGGTGAACGTCCATTTGTATGTAATTGGTTATTATGTGGCAAACGATTTACACGTTCTGATGAACTGCAACGTCATTTACGTACACATACTGGTGAAAAACGTTTCCTTTGTCCTATTTGTCATAAACGTTTTCTTCGAAGTgatcatttaaataaacatatacGTACACATTCCGATTCGACAACAACAACCGTAAGCGAGATCAATGAACACAATCTAATTAAGTCAATTGATAAACAGTATTTAACTATTAATACAACAAACACTACCTCCACAACTACTAGTAATACCAATACTACTAACACTTTTATCAGTAgtaatatcaatgatgataatattaatactGATAGTTGTACACCTTTAAGCACTTCATGTAATCACAATATCGAagaaaattttaatgaatatactatGTGA